A stretch of Candidatus Sericytochromatia bacterium DNA encodes these proteins:
- a CDS encoding HU family DNA-binding protein — protein sequence MNKEELVNAVATQTKLSKKDTETTVNAMVQAITDALTKGDKVTLVGFGTFQVRERAAREGRNPRTGGVLKIPARKAPAFSAGKGLKDAVSGPKAKAKGKK from the coding sequence GTGAACAAGGAAGAACTGGTGAATGCCGTCGCGACCCAGACCAAGCTCTCGAAGAAGGACACCGAGACGACGGTGAACGCGATGGTGCAAGCCATCACGGACGCGCTGACCAAGGGTGACAAGGTGACCCTGGTTGGTTTCGGTACCTTTCAGGTGCGGGAGCGGGCAGCCCGGGAGGGCCGTAACCCCCGGACGGGTGGCGTGCTGAAGATTCCCGCTCGCAAGGCGCCCGCCTTCTCGGCCGGCAAGGGCCTCAAGGATGCCGTGAGCGGCCCGAAGGCCAAGGCCAAGGGCAAGAAGTAG